One uncultured Hyphomonas sp. genomic region harbors:
- a CDS encoding DNA double-strand break repair nuclease NurA, whose amino-acid sequence MPVNLIEIQKSLSKFAGQAKDHFEQERSYLQKLEEVLAANAGQLDAIRRTVGREMDTNSRLRCAVPVDEDLNAAIPVGELPEQVALLAADGSQINPSRHARVPFCVINIGAVEMVRGSGQMPRVRQQSQLLDYDRTTLPDTGLISEGSVALTRDLAERQKLAEWSADLPHPAIAMVDGPLELYRDAQETAEFNRVAKKFKAVLEKFKDNQVLLLGYVDKPGSDLLVSLLELIGRSNKALTQDFPSDRPVRVVDTALFEKILKNPGDRSAVFSVESQRSGELGSDQQVHFFFMNVGTEDFQHLARVEIPAWVAAEKGNIVLIQAALLDQTRMLGSKPYPYLLHRSHEVALVSMDEHRRVEEMIISEFMREHLPVGSPSQKQAIKDLMHDGGK is encoded by the coding sequence ATGCCCGTCAATCTGATTGAAATCCAGAAGAGCCTTTCAAAATTTGCAGGCCAGGCCAAGGACCACTTTGAGCAGGAGAGAAGTTACCTGCAAAAATTGGAAGAGGTGCTGGCTGCAAACGCGGGACAACTGGATGCCATCCGAAGGACCGTCGGGCGGGAAATGGATACCAACAGCCGTCTACGGTGCGCCGTGCCAGTGGATGAGGATTTGAATGCGGCGATCCCGGTTGGTGAGCTGCCGGAGCAGGTCGCTTTGCTGGCAGCCGATGGCTCCCAGATCAATCCCTCACGGCATGCCAGGGTGCCTTTTTGTGTGATCAATATCGGCGCGGTGGAGATGGTGCGTGGCTCAGGGCAAATGCCCCGGGTCCGCCAGCAAAGTCAGTTATTGGATTATGATCGCACGACCCTGCCCGACACAGGTCTGATCAGCGAGGGCAGCGTTGCGCTGACCCGTGACCTGGCGGAACGCCAAAAACTGGCGGAATGGTCGGCTGATCTCCCCCATCCGGCAATCGCCATGGTGGATGGCCCGCTCGAGCTTTACCGGGACGCTCAGGAGACCGCTGAATTTAACCGTGTTGCCAAAAAATTCAAGGCTGTCTTAGAGAAATTTAAGGACAATCAGGTCTTGCTACTAGGTTATGTGGATAAACCCGGTAGTGATCTGTTAGTGAGCCTGCTGGAACTGATCGGCAGGAGCAACAAGGCGCTCACGCAGGACTTCCCATCTGATCGGCCCGTTCGCGTGGTGGATACGGCCCTTTTTGAGAAAATCCTCAAAAACCCCGGTGACCGATCGGCTGTGTTCAGCGTGGAATCGCAAAGAAGCGGGGAATTAGGCTCGGATCAACAGGTCCATTTCTTCTTTATGAATGTAGGCACGGAGGACTTCCAGCATCTGGCACGGGTTGAGATCCCGGCCTGGGTCGCAGCGGAAAAAGGCAATATCGTCCTGATTCAGGCTGCTTTGCTGGATCAGACCCGGATGTTGGGTTCCAAGCCCTATCCCTACCTGCTGCACCGGTCGCATGAGGTGGCGCTGGTCTCGATGGACGAGCATCGCCGGGTGGAAGAAATGATCATCAGTGAATTTATGCGGGAGCATCTCCCGGTTGGCAGCCCATCGCAAAAACAGGCGATCAAGGATCTTATGCATGACGGAGGAAAATAA
- a CDS encoding ATP-binding protein, giving the protein MTEEQRSMNDNSGPLGIITGGGLKENLKARLTIPASEVQEGAFVVVDDPQDSWTFYGLITDLQLWSTDPRYAQENIGGRLSPRLAKLLREQVLITNAEIMNTLMMERGPDPAKQLEEYLEWFQSVMDEKVRPQPAKTVPRHHAPVRLARAEDIALIFGEEDEKRFFRIGDTLEQGHPVCLNLERLVQRSAGIFGATGTGKSFLTRVILAGLIKHDKTAVLIFDMHNEYGPDDTASDTGMRVPGLKGKFPTKVRMVGLGRDATIRGTRPDYTLEVAEADITPEDVLLLSQELNLRETTATTLDALWKSFGKDWFHAFKQMKTNAYVENDKGEKVPAPDSVKAWAREANINDFAAEGLHSKLRRLFNAPYIVEQPAANALQQMIDNLDNGQHVVLSFGEYERDLDYLFVSNLLTRRIREVWEQRTNAFRSGKNGAMEPRPMVIAVEEAHKLLNKEMASQTSFSMIAREMRKYYVTLLIIDQRPSQIYDEVMSQLGTRITGWLGDSDDIAAVLTGLAGREALRGMLARLQPKEEVLMLGWGVPMPIVVRSRRYDDAFWEELIKPKNESRRNTTPLDGLDF; this is encoded by the coding sequence ATGACTGAAGAACAACGCAGCATGAATGACAACTCAGGCCCCCTCGGGATCATCACCGGGGGCGGGCTGAAGGAAAACTTGAAGGCCCGGCTGACCATCCCCGCCAGCGAGGTGCAGGAAGGCGCTTTCGTGGTCGTGGATGACCCGCAGGATAGCTGGACCTTTTACGGTCTGATCACCGACCTCCAGCTTTGGTCCACGGACCCCCGCTACGCCCAGGAAAATATCGGCGGGCGGCTTTCACCTCGCCTGGCGAAATTGTTGCGCGAGCAAGTGTTGATCACCAACGCCGAGATCATGAACACCCTGATGATGGAACGCGGCCCGGACCCCGCCAAACAACTGGAAGAATATCTCGAATGGTTCCAGAGCGTCATGGATGAGAAGGTCCGTCCCCAACCCGCCAAGACCGTCCCGCGGCATCATGCCCCGGTGCGGCTGGCCCGGGCAGAGGATATTGCCCTGATCTTTGGCGAAGAGGACGAGAAACGGTTCTTCCGGATCGGCGACACCCTCGAGCAGGGGCATCCGGTCTGTCTCAACCTGGAACGGCTGGTTCAGCGCTCCGCCGGCATCTTCGGCGCGACCGGCACTGGCAAATCCTTCCTGACTCGCGTGATCCTGGCTGGGCTGATCAAGCATGATAAGACCGCCGTTTTGATCTTCGATATGCACAATGAATATGGCCCCGATGACACCGCCTCGGATACCGGGATGCGCGTGCCGGGCCTCAAAGGGAAATTCCCGACCAAAGTCCGCATGGTCGGCCTGGGGCGGGATGCCACCATCCGCGGCACACGACCGGACTATACGCTGGAAGTAGCTGAGGCGGACATCACCCCGGAAGATGTGCTGCTGCTCTCGCAGGAGCTTAACTTGCGTGAGACGACCGCGACAACGCTGGATGCGCTTTGGAAGTCCTTTGGCAAGGATTGGTTCCACGCATTCAAGCAGATGAAGACCAACGCCTACGTCGAGAACGACAAGGGCGAAAAAGTCCCAGCCCCGGACAGCGTCAAGGCCTGGGCGCGGGAAGCAAATATCAATGACTTTGCCGCGGAAGGCCTGCATTCCAAGTTGCGGCGATTATTCAATGCGCCCTATATCGTGGAGCAGCCTGCGGCCAACGCCCTTCAGCAGATGATCGATAATCTCGACAACGGTCAGCATGTGGTGCTGTCCTTCGGCGAATATGAGCGGGACCTGGATTACCTGTTTGTCTCCAACCTGCTCACCCGGCGCATCCGGGAGGTCTGGGAGCAGCGCACCAATGCCTTCCGCAGCGGGAAGAACGGCGCAATGGAACCCCGGCCGATGGTGATTGCCGTGGAGGAGGCCCATAAGCTGCTGAACAAGGAGATGGCCTCGCAGACTTCCTTCAGCATGATTGCGCGTGAGATGCGCAAATATTACGTCACGCTGCTGATCATCGACCAGCGCCCCTCGCAGATTTACGACGAGGTGATGTCCCAACTGGGCACCCGGATCACCGGCTGGCTGGGCGATTCGGACGATATCGCTGCGGTGCTGACCGGGCTGGCCGGGCGGGAAGCGCTGCGCGGGATGCTGGCGCGGCTGCAGCCCAAGGAAGAAGTGTTGATGTTGGGCTGGGGCGTGCCGATGCCGATCGTGGTCCGCTCGCGCCGTTATGATGACGCCTTTTGGGAGGAGCTGATCAAGCCCAAAAACGAAAGCCGCCGGAACACTACGCCTCTTGATGGATTAGACTTCTAA
- a CDS encoding SMC family ATPase has translation MIPVRLKLQGFLSYREPVELDFTGFNLACISGENGAGKSSLLDAITWALFGRARKADESVINIHPEVKKAEVTLDFDYEGNRYRVVRTNPRGKTSSVEFFIRSQGEGDEEQWNTLSERTLRDTDAKIVETLRMDYDTFTNASFFLQGKADQFATARPGDRKQILSNILGLEVWEAYREAAAQRRRETDKQIKGLDGRLSEIQAELDDEPRRKALLAELQEKLTDLTTRTQERARAYENVQKLQAVLNEQQKLVATLQNQLDQAEKTLDRTRATLTERQQEQEDNAEMLARAEGIEAAYADWQAARKSLEAMEELADQFRQHEALRHEPLAAIRAEEARLTQELEGLTEQQAALEKAQQESAALEEQLAAAKVQVETLQGRLAERQQLDEAIRKLQADQAEAKAENPRLRDEMHELKDRIDQLSVADGAECPLCGQPLAEHDKETLVAALSAKGTSLGDRFRENKQLLENFESQLRQMGSQLADLKGVEAELRDATRRSDQLTDQLNSLQAQKVQWEQTGAARLTEIRDILKDETFAEDARNKLAAIDAELAALGYDLAAHEKLRQAEQAGREADAELRSLEKARAALEPVEREIAGLQDQLVEQEKSMQQLQADHTQAVAAYAAAQADLPDSREAERALLDSQEQENLLRREVGAAEQLVNVLDTQRERKATLTGEREDLTRQIADLRQLERAFGKDGIPALLIEQSLPEIEETTNELLSRLSNGRMSFRFETQRDYKDKKREDMKETLDLIISDGLGKRDYEMFSGGEAFRVNFSIRLALSKMLARRAGARLQTLVIDEGFGSQDAQGRQRLVEAISTVRDDFAKILVITHLEELKDAFSTRIEVTKTDRGSQVLVV, from the coding sequence ATGATCCCTGTCAGACTCAAACTGCAAGGTTTCCTTTCCTATCGCGAACCGGTTGAACTGGACTTTACTGGATTCAACCTGGCCTGCATCTCGGGTGAGAACGGTGCGGGCAAATCGTCCCTGCTGGATGCGATCACCTGGGCGCTCTTTGGCCGGGCGCGCAAGGCCGATGAATCTGTGATTAACATCCACCCCGAGGTCAAGAAGGCTGAAGTAACGCTCGATTTTGACTACGAGGGTAATCGCTACCGGGTGGTGCGCACAAATCCGCGGGGCAAGACTTCCTCGGTGGAGTTCTTCATCCGCTCCCAGGGGGAGGGCGACGAGGAACAGTGGAACACGCTCAGCGAGCGGACCTTGCGCGACACGGATGCCAAAATTGTGGAAACGCTGCGCATGGACTACGACACCTTCACCAACGCGTCCTTTTTCCTGCAGGGCAAGGCGGACCAATTTGCCACGGCTCGTCCCGGTGACCGCAAGCAGATCCTGAGCAATATCCTCGGGCTGGAGGTCTGGGAGGCTTATCGGGAAGCCGCGGCCCAAAGGCGGCGCGAGACCGATAAACAGATCAAGGGGCTGGATGGACGCCTCAGTGAGATTCAGGCGGAGCTGGATGACGAACCGCGACGTAAAGCCCTTTTAGCGGAGCTGCAGGAAAAACTGACAGACCTGACCACCCGCACCCAGGAAAGGGCCCGGGCCTATGAAAACGTCCAGAAGTTACAGGCCGTTTTGAATGAACAGCAAAAGCTGGTGGCAACCCTACAGAACCAGTTGGATCAGGCGGAAAAGACTCTCGACCGCACTCGCGCCACCCTGACGGAACGCCAGCAGGAGCAGGAGGATAATGCCGAGATGCTCGCCCGCGCTGAGGGGATTGAAGCAGCCTACGCGGATTGGCAAGCCGCGCGCAAGAGCCTGGAGGCGATGGAGGAACTGGCCGATCAGTTCCGCCAGCATGAGGCGCTGAGGCATGAACCGTTGGCAGCGATCCGGGCGGAGGAAGCCCGGCTGACCCAAGAGCTTGAGGGACTCACAGAGCAGCAAGCCGCGCTGGAAAAGGCGCAACAGGAAAGCGCCGCGCTTGAGGAACAGTTGGCGGCGGCGAAAGTGCAGGTGGAGACCCTGCAGGGAAGGCTGGCGGAGCGGCAGCAATTGGACGAGGCGATCCGAAAATTGCAGGCCGACCAGGCGGAAGCCAAAGCCGAGAACCCCCGCCTGCGGGATGAAATGCATGAGCTGAAAGACCGGATAGATCAGCTTTCGGTGGCGGATGGGGCGGAATGCCCGCTTTGTGGTCAGCCGCTGGCGGAGCATGACAAGGAGACCCTGGTGGCGGCCCTTTCGGCGAAAGGCACCAGCCTGGGCGACCGCTTCCGGGAAAATAAGCAGCTATTGGAGAACTTTGAATCGCAGTTACGGCAGATGGGCTCGCAATTGGCCGACTTAAAAGGGGTGGAGGCCGAACTGCGAGACGCCACCCGCCGCTCGGACCAGTTGACCGATCAACTGAACTCGCTGCAAGCGCAAAAGGTCCAATGGGAACAGACCGGCGCAGCCAGATTGACAGAGATCAGGGATATTCTCAAAGACGAGACCTTTGCGGAAGACGCCCGGAATAAGCTGGCCGCGATCGACGCTGAGCTGGCCGCGTTGGGCTATGATTTGGCGGCGCATGAGAAGTTGCGCCAGGCGGAACAGGCCGGGCGGGAGGCGGATGCCGAGTTGCGTTCGCTGGAAAAGGCCCGCGCCGCATTGGAACCGGTGGAACGGGAAATTGCCGGGCTGCAGGATCAGCTTGTCGAACAGGAGAAGTCCATGCAGCAATTGCAGGCGGATCATACCCAGGCCGTGGCGGCCTATGCCGCAGCCCAGGCGGACCTGCCCGACAGCCGAGAGGCGGAGCGAGCGCTGCTGGATAGCCAGGAGCAGGAGAACCTCCTGCGGCGGGAGGTGGGGGCCGCGGAACAATTAGTGAACGTGCTGGATACCCAGCGCGAGCGTAAAGCGACCTTGACGGGGGAACGCGAGGACCTCACCCGGCAGATCGCCGACCTGCGCCAGCTCGAGCGGGCTTTTGGCAAGGATGGCATCCCGGCGCTGCTGATCGAACAGTCGCTGCCCGAGATCGAAGAGACGACCAATGAGCTGCTTTCGCGGCTTTCCAATGGGCGGATGTCCTTCCGCTTTGAGACCCAGCGCGATTATAAGGACAAGAAACGCGAAGATATGAAGGAAACTCTCGATCTGATCATCAGTGATGGGCTGGGCAAACGGGATTATGAGATGTTCTCCGGCGGGGAAGCTTTCCGGGTGAATTTCAGCATCCGCTTGGCGCTCTCCAAGATGCTGGCCAGGCGGGCCGGCGCGCGGCTGCAGACCCTGGTGATCGATGAAGGCTTCGGCAGCCAGGATGCCCAGGGCCGCCAGCGGCTGGTGGAGGCGATCAGCACCGTGCGGGATGACTTTGCCAAGATTTTGGTCATCACGCATTTGGAGGAATTGAAGGATGCTTTCTCCACGCGGATTGAGGTGACAAAAACGGATCGCGGGTCACAGGTGCTGGTGGTGTAA
- the lpdA gene encoding dihydrolipoyl dehydrogenase: MKKNKIDVIMGAAKLTAKDTLEVTPEEGDVETIKAKDIVIATGSHPFTVPGVELDGEKVVDFEGAILSDKLPASVAIIGGGAIGVEFASVWNAYGVDVTIVEMLPHLLPTEDEAVAKEIEKAYQKRGIKIMTGTKVKSVTATKTGTKVVVEGKDGEQVLEPERTLVAIGFRPNTANLGLEDVGVKLTERGYIDIDEKMETNVKGIWAIGDVTGKLLLAHVAQAMGVVAAENIAGVETVTLNYDMMPRATYCFPQTASFGYTEAKAKELGYDVEVGEFPFQANGKALGLDDYQGFVKVVTDKKYGEILGAQLVGPDASELLPELTLAQRFELTVHEIARNVHAHPTLSEAVMEAAAGAEGEAIHI, encoded by the coding sequence ATGAAGAAAAACAAAATTGATGTGATCATGGGCGCGGCCAAACTGACCGCCAAGGACACCCTCGAAGTGACACCCGAAGAGGGTGATGTCGAGACCATCAAAGCCAAGGACATCGTGATCGCCACCGGTTCGCATCCCTTCACCGTTCCCGGCGTCGAGCTGGACGGCGAAAAGGTTGTGGATTTTGAAGGCGCGATCCTCAGCGACAAGCTGCCCGCTTCTGTCGCCATCATCGGCGGCGGCGCGATCGGCGTGGAATTCGCTTCCGTCTGGAATGCCTACGGCGTGGATGTGACCATCGTTGAAATGCTCCCCCACCTGCTGCCCACCGAAGATGAAGCCGTTGCTAAAGAGATCGAAAAAGCCTATCAGAAGCGCGGCATCAAGATCATGACCGGTACCAAGGTCAAAAGCGTGACCGCGACCAAGACCGGTACCAAGGTCGTTGTGGAAGGCAAAGACGGCGAACAGGTCCTCGAACCCGAACGGACCCTCGTGGCGATCGGCTTCCGGCCGAACACCGCCAACCTGGGCCTCGAAGATGTCGGCGTGAAGCTGACCGAACGCGGCTATATTGATATCGATGAGAAAATGGAAACCAATGTCAAGGGCATTTGGGCCATTGGCGATGTGACCGGCAAACTGCTGCTGGCGCATGTGGCGCAGGCCATGGGCGTGGTGGCGGCCGAGAATATCGCCGGTGTGGAAACCGTCACTCTCAATTACGACATGATGCCCCGAGCAACCTATTGCTTCCCACAGACCGCCTCCTTCGGTTACACCGAAGCCAAGGCCAAGGAATTGGGCTACGACGTTGAAGTCGGCGAGTTCCCCTTCCAGGCCAACGGCAAGGCTCTCGGGCTGGATGACTACCAGGGCTTCGTCAAGGTCGTGACCGACAAGAAATATGGCGAGATCCTCGGCGCGCAACTGGTTGGCCCCGACGCCTCCGAGCTGCTCCCCGAGCTGACTCTGGCCCAGCGCTTTGAGCTGACCGTACATGAGATCGCCCGCAACGTGCATGCCCACCCAACCCTGAGTGAAGCCGTGATGGAAGCTGCCGCCGGCGCTGAAGGCGAAGCTATCCATATCTAA
- a CDS encoding FAD-dependent oxidoreductase, with protein MKEYDVVVIGAGPGGYVAAIRSAQLGKKTAIVEKRFLGGVCLNIGCIPSKALLRNADIAHTLRERGKEFGFKFDNLELDYSVAFDRSRKVSQRLVPRGHLLDEEKQN; from the coding sequence ATGAAAGAATATGATGTCGTCGTGATCGGCGCAGGTCCGGGCGGCTACGTTGCCGCCATCCGCAGCGCACAACTGGGTAAGAAAACCGCCATCGTGGAAAAACGCTTCCTGGGTGGTGTTTGTCTGAATATCGGCTGCATCCCCTCCAAAGCCCTGCTCCGGAACGCGGATATCGCGCACACCTTGCGCGAACGCGGCAAGGAATTCGGCTTCAAGTTTGATAATTTGGAACTGGATTACAGCGTGGCTTTTGACCGCAGCCGCAAGGTCTCCCAACGGTTGGTCCCGCGGGGTCACCTTCTTGATGAAGAAAAACAAAATTGA